The following proteins are encoded in a genomic region of Labeo rohita strain BAU-BD-2019 chromosome 5, IGBB_LRoh.1.0, whole genome shotgun sequence:
- the srek1 gene encoding splicing regulatory glutamine/lysine-rich protein 1 isoform X4: MLSGLTCHPVLEGSLNGKIPEEAKALSLLAPAAPVTSLMSGGGLLPIPSPATLQNRGLPLANLGVLKSSLDTSVAALNAIASQPPLMGNVDPSKIDEIRRTVYVGNLNSQSTTAEQLLKFFKQVGDVKFVRMAGDETQPTRFAFVEFADQESVARALTFNGVMFGDRPLKINHSNNAIVKPPELTPQAAAKELEDVMKKVREAQSTIAAAIEPENKNSSSGSRRSRRSRSRSRSPSHSRRKRSRSRHRGRPSQRSRQKVNDSHGSHRRRSRSREKKHSRSRSHSRDRRKDKDSKVRKDDDWEEKRPRDKKGRTSPKGYSGSRRSCSISRGHKKRSRSRSRSPKRRARSPSPSKRGKKDRKRDKGRDISRERTESSTSRRKSRDYEHKAKPLLMERGYEQADHEYDSDMDGSGSVGTDDRSPQVHLNGSYGSTYAEEDDLSAAE; the protein is encoded by the exons ATGCTGTCCGGGTTGACTTGCCACCCAGTATTGGAGGGAAGTTTGAACG GAAAAATCCCTGAAGAGGCAAAGGCACTCTCACTTTTGGCTCCCGCCGCGCCAGTGACCAGCCTGATGAGCGGAGGAGGACTTCTGCCCATTCCCAGCCCCGCTACACTACAGAAT CGAGGTCTTCCTTTAGCTAATCTGGGGGTCCTGAAGTCTAGTTTGGACACATCTGTTGCAGCACTAAATGCAATTGCTTCGCAGCCTCCGCTCATGGGAAATGTAGATCCCTCTAAAATTGATGAGATTAGGAGGACAGTGTATGTCGGCAATTTAAATTCACAG AGCACCACAGCAGAGCAGCTCCTCAAGTTCTTCAAGCAGGTGGGAGATGTTAAGTTTGTAAGAATGGCAGGAGATGAAACACAACCTACACGTTTTGCTTTTGTGGAGTTTGCTGATCAGGAATCAGTGGCACGAGCGCTCACATTTAACGGAGTCATGTTTGGTGACAGACCACTAAA gattaacCACTCCAATAATGCCATAGTGAAGCCTCCAGAACTCACACCTCAAGCTGCGGCCAAAGAGCTGGAGGACGTGATGAAGAAAGTCAGAGAGGCTCAGTCAACCATCGCTGCTGCTATCGAGCCAG AGAATAAAAATTCATCCAGCGGATCAAGACGTTCCAGAAGGTCCAGATCTCGCTCTCGCTCCCCATCACACTCACGAAGAAAGCGATCTAGATCCAGGCACAG GGGACGCCCGTCCCAGAGATCGCGGCAGAAGGTGAACGACTCCCATGGGTCGCATAGGAGGCGCTCACGTTCCCGAGAAAAGAAACACAGCCGGAGTCGATCTCATTCTAG GGACCGAAGGAAGGACAAGGACAGCAAAGTAAGGAAGGACGATGACTGGGAAGAAAAGAGGCCACGGGACAAAAAGGGAAGGACGTCTCCCAAAGGCTACAGTGGCTCTAGACGTTCCTGCAGCATAAGCAG AGGCCATAAGAAAAGAAGCAGATCTCGATCCAGGTCACCAAAGCGGAGAGCAAGGTCACCATCACCGTCTAAAAG AGgcaagaaagatagaaagaggGATAAAGGACGGGACATCAGCAGGGAAAGGACAGAGAGCTCAACGTCCAGAAGGAAAAGCAGGGATTATGAACATAAAGCTAAACCATTACTG ATGGAGAGGGGCTACGAGCAGGCGGACCACGAGTATGACAGTGACATGGATGGGTCGGGCTCTGTGGGTACTGACGACAGATCTCCTCAAGTTCATCTTAACGGCAGCTACGGAAGCACTTACGCCGAGGAGGATGATCTCTCTGCAGCTGAGTGA
- the srek1 gene encoding splicing regulatory glutamine/lysine-rich protein 1 isoform X3, whose translation MSGMPGTNVIQITNLSSAVSSDQMRTLFGFLGDIEELRLYPPDNAPLSFSSKVCYIKYREPSSVGVAQHLTNTVFIDRALIVVPCAEGKIPEEAKALSLLAPAAPVTSLMSGGGLLPIPSPATLQNSTTAEQLLKFFKQVGDVKFVRMAGDETQPTRFAFVEFADQESVARALTFNGVMFGDRPLKINHSNNAIVKPPELTPQAAAKELEDVMKKVREAQSTIAAAIEPENKNSSSGSRRSRRSRSRSRSPSHSRRKRSRSRHRGRPSQRSRQKVNDSHGSHRRRSRSREKKHSRSRSHSRDRRKDKDSKVRKDDDWEEKRPRDKKGRTSPKGYSGSRRSCSISRGHKKRSRSRSRSPKRRARSPSPSKRGKKDRKRDKGRDISRERTESSTSRRKSRDYEHKAKPLLMERGYEQADHEYDSDMDGSGSVGTDDRSPQVHLNGSYGSTYAEEDDLSAAE comes from the exons ATGAGCGGGATGCCCGGGACGAACGTGATTCAAATTACTAATCTGTCGTCGGCGGTGAGCAGTGATCAGATGAGAACTCTGTTCGGCTTCCTAGGGGACATCGAGGAGCTGCGACTATACCCTCCTGA cAATGCACCTCTTTCCTTTTCATCCAAAGTTTGTTACATAAAGTATCGAGAGCCTTCCAGTGTTGGTGTGGCACAACATTTAACCAACACTGTTTTTATTGACAGAGCTTTGATTGTTGTGCCCTGCGCTGAAG GAAAAATCCCTGAAGAGGCAAAGGCACTCTCACTTTTGGCTCCCGCCGCGCCAGTGACCAGCCTGATGAGCGGAGGAGGACTTCTGCCCATTCCCAGCCCCGCTACACTACAGAAT AGCACCACAGCAGAGCAGCTCCTCAAGTTCTTCAAGCAGGTGGGAGATGTTAAGTTTGTAAGAATGGCAGGAGATGAAACACAACCTACACGTTTTGCTTTTGTGGAGTTTGCTGATCAGGAATCAGTGGCACGAGCGCTCACATTTAACGGAGTCATGTTTGGTGACAGACCACTAAA gattaacCACTCCAATAATGCCATAGTGAAGCCTCCAGAACTCACACCTCAAGCTGCGGCCAAAGAGCTGGAGGACGTGATGAAGAAAGTCAGAGAGGCTCAGTCAACCATCGCTGCTGCTATCGAGCCAG AGAATAAAAATTCATCCAGCGGATCAAGACGTTCCAGAAGGTCCAGATCTCGCTCTCGCTCCCCATCACACTCACGAAGAAAGCGATCTAGATCCAGGCACAG GGGACGCCCGTCCCAGAGATCGCGGCAGAAGGTGAACGACTCCCATGGGTCGCATAGGAGGCGCTCACGTTCCCGAGAAAAGAAACACAGCCGGAGTCGATCTCATTCTAG GGACCGAAGGAAGGACAAGGACAGCAAAGTAAGGAAGGACGATGACTGGGAAGAAAAGAGGCCACGGGACAAAAAGGGAAGGACGTCTCCCAAAGGCTACAGTGGCTCTAGACGTTCCTGCAGCATAAGCAG AGGCCATAAGAAAAGAAGCAGATCTCGATCCAGGTCACCAAAGCGGAGAGCAAGGTCACCATCACCGTCTAAAAG AGgcaagaaagatagaaagaggGATAAAGGACGGGACATCAGCAGGGAAAGGACAGAGAGCTCAACGTCCAGAAGGAAAAGCAGGGATTATGAACATAAAGCTAAACCATTACTG ATGGAGAGGGGCTACGAGCAGGCGGACCACGAGTATGACAGTGACATGGATGGGTCGGGCTCTGTGGGTACTGACGACAGATCTCCTCAAGTTCATCTTAACGGCAGCTACGGAAGCACTTACGCCGAGGAGGATGATCTCTCTGCAGCTGAGTGA
- the srek1 gene encoding splicing regulatory glutamine/lysine-rich protein 1 isoform X5: protein MVHDQYVSSTGKIPEEAKALSLLAPAAPVTSLMSGGGLLPIPSPATLQNRGLPLANLGVLKSSLDTSVAALNAIASQPPLMGNVDPSKIDEIRRTVYVGNLNSQSTTAEQLLKFFKQVGDVKFVRMAGDETQPTRFAFVEFADQESVARALTFNGVMFGDRPLKINHSNNAIVKPPELTPQAAAKELEDVMKKVREAQSTIAAAIEPENKNSSSGSRRSRRSRSRSRSPSHSRRKRSRSRHRGRPSQRSRQKVNDSHGSHRRRSRSREKKHSRSRSHSRDRRKDKDSKVRKDDDWEEKRPRDKKGRTSPKGYSGSRRSCSISRGHKKRSRSRSRSPKRRARSPSPSKRGKKDRKRDKGRDISRERTESSTSRRKSRDYEHKAKPLLMERGYEQADHEYDSDMDGSGSVGTDDRSPQVHLNGSYGSTYAEEDDLSAAE, encoded by the exons ATGGTTCATGACCAATATGTTTCCAGTACAG GAAAAATCCCTGAAGAGGCAAAGGCACTCTCACTTTTGGCTCCCGCCGCGCCAGTGACCAGCCTGATGAGCGGAGGAGGACTTCTGCCCATTCCCAGCCCCGCTACACTACAGAAT CGAGGTCTTCCTTTAGCTAATCTGGGGGTCCTGAAGTCTAGTTTGGACACATCTGTTGCAGCACTAAATGCAATTGCTTCGCAGCCTCCGCTCATGGGAAATGTAGATCCCTCTAAAATTGATGAGATTAGGAGGACAGTGTATGTCGGCAATTTAAATTCACAG AGCACCACAGCAGAGCAGCTCCTCAAGTTCTTCAAGCAGGTGGGAGATGTTAAGTTTGTAAGAATGGCAGGAGATGAAACACAACCTACACGTTTTGCTTTTGTGGAGTTTGCTGATCAGGAATCAGTGGCACGAGCGCTCACATTTAACGGAGTCATGTTTGGTGACAGACCACTAAA gattaacCACTCCAATAATGCCATAGTGAAGCCTCCAGAACTCACACCTCAAGCTGCGGCCAAAGAGCTGGAGGACGTGATGAAGAAAGTCAGAGAGGCTCAGTCAACCATCGCTGCTGCTATCGAGCCAG AGAATAAAAATTCATCCAGCGGATCAAGACGTTCCAGAAGGTCCAGATCTCGCTCTCGCTCCCCATCACACTCACGAAGAAAGCGATCTAGATCCAGGCACAG GGGACGCCCGTCCCAGAGATCGCGGCAGAAGGTGAACGACTCCCATGGGTCGCATAGGAGGCGCTCACGTTCCCGAGAAAAGAAACACAGCCGGAGTCGATCTCATTCTAG GGACCGAAGGAAGGACAAGGACAGCAAAGTAAGGAAGGACGATGACTGGGAAGAAAAGAGGCCACGGGACAAAAAGGGAAGGACGTCTCCCAAAGGCTACAGTGGCTCTAGACGTTCCTGCAGCATAAGCAG AGGCCATAAGAAAAGAAGCAGATCTCGATCCAGGTCACCAAAGCGGAGAGCAAGGTCACCATCACCGTCTAAAAG AGgcaagaaagatagaaagaggGATAAAGGACGGGACATCAGCAGGGAAAGGACAGAGAGCTCAACGTCCAGAAGGAAAAGCAGGGATTATGAACATAAAGCTAAACCATTACTG ATGGAGAGGGGCTACGAGCAGGCGGACCACGAGTATGACAGTGACATGGATGGGTCGGGCTCTGTGGGTACTGACGACAGATCTCCTCAAGTTCATCTTAACGGCAGCTACGGAAGCACTTACGCCGAGGAGGATGATCTCTCTGCAGCTGAGTGA
- the srek1 gene encoding splicing regulatory glutamine/lysine-rich protein 1 isoform X1, translated as MSGMPGTNVIQITNLSSAVSSDQMRTLFGFLGDIEELRLYPPDNAPLSFSSKVCYIKYREPSSVGVAQHLTNTVFIDRALIVVPCAEGKIPEEAKALSLLAPAAPVTSLMSGGGLLPIPSPATLQNRGLPLANLGVLKSSLDTSVAALNAIASQPPLMGNVDPSKIDEIRRTVYVGNLNSQSTTAEQLLKFFKQVGDVKFVRMAGDETQPTRFAFVEFADQESVARALTFNGVMFGDRPLKINHSNNAIVKPPELTPQAAAKELEDVMKKVREAQSTIAAAIEPENKNSSSGSRRSRRSRSRSRSPSHSRRKRSRSRHRGRPSQRSRQKVNDSHGSHRRRSRSREKKHSRSRSHSRDRRKDKDSKVRKDDDWEEKRPRDKKGRTSPKGYSGSRRSCSISRGHKKRSRSRSRSPKRRARSPSPSKRGKKDRKRDKGRDISRERTESSTSRRKSRDYEHKAKPLLMERGYEQADHEYDSDMDGSGSVGTDDRSPQVHLNGSYGSTYAEEDDLSAAE; from the exons ATGAGCGGGATGCCCGGGACGAACGTGATTCAAATTACTAATCTGTCGTCGGCGGTGAGCAGTGATCAGATGAGAACTCTGTTCGGCTTCCTAGGGGACATCGAGGAGCTGCGACTATACCCTCCTGA cAATGCACCTCTTTCCTTTTCATCCAAAGTTTGTTACATAAAGTATCGAGAGCCTTCCAGTGTTGGTGTGGCACAACATTTAACCAACACTGTTTTTATTGACAGAGCTTTGATTGTTGTGCCCTGCGCTGAAG GAAAAATCCCTGAAGAGGCAAAGGCACTCTCACTTTTGGCTCCCGCCGCGCCAGTGACCAGCCTGATGAGCGGAGGAGGACTTCTGCCCATTCCCAGCCCCGCTACACTACAGAAT CGAGGTCTTCCTTTAGCTAATCTGGGGGTCCTGAAGTCTAGTTTGGACACATCTGTTGCAGCACTAAATGCAATTGCTTCGCAGCCTCCGCTCATGGGAAATGTAGATCCCTCTAAAATTGATGAGATTAGGAGGACAGTGTATGTCGGCAATTTAAATTCACAG AGCACCACAGCAGAGCAGCTCCTCAAGTTCTTCAAGCAGGTGGGAGATGTTAAGTTTGTAAGAATGGCAGGAGATGAAACACAACCTACACGTTTTGCTTTTGTGGAGTTTGCTGATCAGGAATCAGTGGCACGAGCGCTCACATTTAACGGAGTCATGTTTGGTGACAGACCACTAAA gattaacCACTCCAATAATGCCATAGTGAAGCCTCCAGAACTCACACCTCAAGCTGCGGCCAAAGAGCTGGAGGACGTGATGAAGAAAGTCAGAGAGGCTCAGTCAACCATCGCTGCTGCTATCGAGCCAG AGAATAAAAATTCATCCAGCGGATCAAGACGTTCCAGAAGGTCCAGATCTCGCTCTCGCTCCCCATCACACTCACGAAGAAAGCGATCTAGATCCAGGCACAG GGGACGCCCGTCCCAGAGATCGCGGCAGAAGGTGAACGACTCCCATGGGTCGCATAGGAGGCGCTCACGTTCCCGAGAAAAGAAACACAGCCGGAGTCGATCTCATTCTAG GGACCGAAGGAAGGACAAGGACAGCAAAGTAAGGAAGGACGATGACTGGGAAGAAAAGAGGCCACGGGACAAAAAGGGAAGGACGTCTCCCAAAGGCTACAGTGGCTCTAGACGTTCCTGCAGCATAAGCAG AGGCCATAAGAAAAGAAGCAGATCTCGATCCAGGTCACCAAAGCGGAGAGCAAGGTCACCATCACCGTCTAAAAG AGgcaagaaagatagaaagaggGATAAAGGACGGGACATCAGCAGGGAAAGGACAGAGAGCTCAACGTCCAGAAGGAAAAGCAGGGATTATGAACATAAAGCTAAACCATTACTG ATGGAGAGGGGCTACGAGCAGGCGGACCACGAGTATGACAGTGACATGGATGGGTCGGGCTCTGTGGGTACTGACGACAGATCTCCTCAAGTTCATCTTAACGGCAGCTACGGAAGCACTTACGCCGAGGAGGATGATCTCTCTGCAGCTGAGTGA
- the srek1 gene encoding splicing regulatory glutamine/lysine-rich protein 1 isoform X2 encodes MSGMPGTNVIQITNLSSAVSSDQMRTLFGFLGDIEELRLYPPDNAPLSFSSKVCYIKYREPSSVGVAQHLTNTVFIDRALIVVPCAEGKIPEEAKALSLLAPAAPVTSLMSGGGLLPIPSPATLQNRGLPLANLGVLKSSLDTSVAALNAIASQPPLMGNVDPSKIDEIRRTVYVGNLNSQSTTAEQLLKFFKQVGDVKFVRMAGDETQPTRFAFVEFADQESVARALTFNGVMFGDRPLKINHSNNAIVKPPELTPQAAAKELEDVMKKVREAQSTIAAAIEPENKNSSSGSRRSRRSRSRSRSPSHSRRKRSRSRHRGRPSQRSRQKVNDSHGSHRRRSRSREKKHSRSRSHSRDRRKDKDSKVRKDDDWEEKRPRDKKGRTSPKGYSGSRRSCSISRGHKKRSRSRSRSPKRRARGKKDRKRDKGRDISRERTESSTSRRKSRDYEHKAKPLLMERGYEQADHEYDSDMDGSGSVGTDDRSPQVHLNGSYGSTYAEEDDLSAAE; translated from the exons ATGAGCGGGATGCCCGGGACGAACGTGATTCAAATTACTAATCTGTCGTCGGCGGTGAGCAGTGATCAGATGAGAACTCTGTTCGGCTTCCTAGGGGACATCGAGGAGCTGCGACTATACCCTCCTGA cAATGCACCTCTTTCCTTTTCATCCAAAGTTTGTTACATAAAGTATCGAGAGCCTTCCAGTGTTGGTGTGGCACAACATTTAACCAACACTGTTTTTATTGACAGAGCTTTGATTGTTGTGCCCTGCGCTGAAG GAAAAATCCCTGAAGAGGCAAAGGCACTCTCACTTTTGGCTCCCGCCGCGCCAGTGACCAGCCTGATGAGCGGAGGAGGACTTCTGCCCATTCCCAGCCCCGCTACACTACAGAAT CGAGGTCTTCCTTTAGCTAATCTGGGGGTCCTGAAGTCTAGTTTGGACACATCTGTTGCAGCACTAAATGCAATTGCTTCGCAGCCTCCGCTCATGGGAAATGTAGATCCCTCTAAAATTGATGAGATTAGGAGGACAGTGTATGTCGGCAATTTAAATTCACAG AGCACCACAGCAGAGCAGCTCCTCAAGTTCTTCAAGCAGGTGGGAGATGTTAAGTTTGTAAGAATGGCAGGAGATGAAACACAACCTACACGTTTTGCTTTTGTGGAGTTTGCTGATCAGGAATCAGTGGCACGAGCGCTCACATTTAACGGAGTCATGTTTGGTGACAGACCACTAAA gattaacCACTCCAATAATGCCATAGTGAAGCCTCCAGAACTCACACCTCAAGCTGCGGCCAAAGAGCTGGAGGACGTGATGAAGAAAGTCAGAGAGGCTCAGTCAACCATCGCTGCTGCTATCGAGCCAG AGAATAAAAATTCATCCAGCGGATCAAGACGTTCCAGAAGGTCCAGATCTCGCTCTCGCTCCCCATCACACTCACGAAGAAAGCGATCTAGATCCAGGCACAG GGGACGCCCGTCCCAGAGATCGCGGCAGAAGGTGAACGACTCCCATGGGTCGCATAGGAGGCGCTCACGTTCCCGAGAAAAGAAACACAGCCGGAGTCGATCTCATTCTAG GGACCGAAGGAAGGACAAGGACAGCAAAGTAAGGAAGGACGATGACTGGGAAGAAAAGAGGCCACGGGACAAAAAGGGAAGGACGTCTCCCAAAGGCTACAGTGGCTCTAGACGTTCCTGCAGCATAAGCAG AGGCCATAAGAAAAGAAGCAGATCTCGATCCAGGTCACCAAAGCGGAGAGCAAG AGgcaagaaagatagaaagaggGATAAAGGACGGGACATCAGCAGGGAAAGGACAGAGAGCTCAACGTCCAGAAGGAAAAGCAGGGATTATGAACATAAAGCTAAACCATTACTG ATGGAGAGGGGCTACGAGCAGGCGGACCACGAGTATGACAGTGACATGGATGGGTCGGGCTCTGTGGGTACTGACGACAGATCTCCTCAAGTTCATCTTAACGGCAGCTACGGAAGCACTTACGCCGAGGAGGATGATCTCTCTGCAGCTGAGTGA